AGAATGGGACACGCAGGTGCTATTATTGCAGGAGGAAAAGGAACTGCCGAAGAAAAATACAAAGCACTTGAAGCCGCAGGTGCAAAAACAGTTAAGAATATATCATTTATCGGAGATGCAGTAGCAGAAGTTTTAAACAAATAAAAAAAGGGGGTTTAAAGCCCCCTTTTTATTTATTTCAAGTTTTTGATTTCTTTAGAATTATTTAAGGTTAACAAATTTCACTTAAATAAAAATTTTTTACTTCTTTTCTTTTAATAAAATCTTAAATATATTATCCAAAATAAAATCTGTTTCCTCTAAAATAGAAGTTTTCATTCCATTAACAAACCATTTTAAAGAGCTTGAAAGTATCACTCCCATGATTAATCTAACAGCGAATTCAGGGTCTATATTTTTTATTTCACCATTTTTTATTCCAAATTCAATAATTTCTTTTACTTTATTCCAGTAAGATGTAACGATTTCTTCAAGTTTTTTTCTTTTATCTTCATCCACATACAAAACATCAGAAAAAACAATTTTAGGTAAAGATTTAGTTTCATTAATAAGCTTCATATGTTCAGTAATTATAATTTTTAATTTTTGGCGTGCAGATTCACCATATTCAGCCTTTTCAGTAATTTTTTCCAGTTCCTGCCTGAGATTTTCAAGGAAATAAATAATCATCTCATCCTTGTTTTTAAAATATTTGTAAATGGCAGGTTGCGAAACACCTAATCTTTTTGCCACCTCAATGGTGGAAACTTCGGACAAGCCTTTTTCTGCTATAATTTGGCTGATGGTATAAAAGACCTCTTTCTTCCTTTCCTCAACACTTTTCCTTTTTCTACCCACGGCCACACCTTCCTAAAGTTTATTTGCTTAATAACATTTCATATTATTATTAAAACACGGAATTAATATAAAGTTAAATTTTTTTGTAATCCTTGACATAAAGCAATTTTTGATTTATTATTAATTAATAATTAGTTATTTTAATATAACCAATGGGGTAAATATGAGATACAAAGCTTTGCTGCTAACATTAATAACCTGTTATTTTTCCTATGGAACAACTTTAACTGAAGTCATACAGACAGCTAAGGAGAATAGTCCTATCCTGAAGCAAAAAAGAGTAGAAATCCAGATTAAACATTCAGAAAAAAGTATGGTCAATGCCAAAAGATTTGGTGAAATCAACCTGTTTGGAACATTTCGCAGATATGAAGATAAAAGAATTCTTTATCCAATCTCTCCACCTATTAATCCGAGAACTATTATAGGAGCACGAAATCAGTTCGTAGCAGGTATATCTTATAATATTCCATTGTTTACAGGTTTTGAACTTGAAAGGAAAGTTGATATTCTGGATTTATCAGAAAAAGTCAAAAAGATAGATTACAAACTAACAGAGCAGCAACTAATTTTCAATATTAAATCCATATATTACAAAATACTTTCCCTCCAAAAACAGAAAAAAGCCCTTGAAGCATACAAAAAATCAATGGAAAAACTGTATGAAAATATAAATGAAGCATACAAAGTTGGAAGGAAACCTGAAACTGACCTTTTAAAAGTCCAGTATGGTCTTGAAGAAATAAAGGCAAATTTAGAAAAAGTTGAAAACAGCATAAACTCTCTAAAATCTGTATTAATTGCCCTTATAGGAAAAGATATTGATTTATCAGAACTTGAGGACGTCCAATCCCAATCACAAATTCCACAGCTTAAAGATGTAAAGCAGCTTAAAAAAGTTCAAAAAATAAACCTTGCTTATGATATATCAGATAAAAAGTTAGACATTGCAAAAAGCCTTTATTTACCAAGAATTTACTTTAACTCACAACTCCAGAGAAATATGGGAAATGACGAATATAAAGACCTATGGTTTATAGGTTTTACAGTAAAATATAACCTTTTTGATTTTGGATACAGGAAAAATCAGTATATAAAAGCAAAATTAGAGAAAGAAAAAGTCCTTTATCAGAAAAAAGCTGTAATCCTAAAACTCAAATCAGAAATTCAAAAAGCCCTTGATGATATAAAATCTGCAACAGCAAAATTAAATGCTTCTAAAAAACAGCTTGAATATGCAAAACAGGTTGAAGAATCAGAAAAGGCAAAGTATGAAGAGGGAGTATCAGACCTTTACGACTACTTATATGCCAAGGCACAAAAATTCATGGCTGAAAGTTACTATTATCAGGCCTTTTATAACAGAGAAACAGCAATAGCATATCTAAAATATCTGTTAGAGGAGATAGGAGATGAAAGGTAAGCTGAAGTTTATAATTATAATTCTGATAGTTATTATTCTTGTTATATCAGGAATTAGACTAATCAAAAAAAGAAAAGAACATCTTGCTCATCTACAAAAACCTGAAATTCCTGTATATGTTGTAAAAGGAACTTCCGTAAAACAAGGTAGTATCTTAGTATCAAATGATGTATTAGGCACAATAAGACCTGTGAATACAGTAAAAGTTGCCTCAAAAATTCCAGGATATATAAAGAAAATCAATGTAAAAATTGGAGATAAAGTAAAAAAAGGACAACTTCTTGTAAACATAGACCCAACCCAGATAAACAGCCAGATAGAAAACACAAAACTGAATATCTCAAACCTGCAGGTTCAACTGCAAGCATTAAAAATCAAACAGCAAGCTGCACAAACTAATTTAACAACAAGAAAAAATATCTATGAAAGGGACAAAAAACTTTATGAGAAAAAAGCAATATCAAAAGAAAAACTGGAAAAAAGCCTAACAGCCTATAAGCTTGCTCAAGCTCAGTATAAAGAAGTCCAATCTGCTATTGAACAGGTTAGTAACAAAATAAAAGAGCTAAAAAACAATCTTTCATCATTATATGACCAGCTTGC
The Persephonella sp. DNA segment above includes these coding regions:
- a CDS encoding TetR/AcrR family transcriptional regulator, yielding MGRKRKSVEERKKEVFYTISQIIAEKGLSEVSTIEVAKRLGVSQPAIYKYFKNKDEMIIYFLENLRQELEKITEKAEYGESARQKLKIIITEHMKLINETKSLPKIVFSDVLYVDEDKRKKLEEIVTSYWNKVKEIIEFGIKNGEIKNIDPEFAVRLIMGVILSSSLKWFVNGMKTSILEETDFILDNIFKILLKEKK
- a CDS encoding TolC family protein; its protein translation is MRYKALLLTLITCYFSYGTTLTEVIQTAKENSPILKQKRVEIQIKHSEKSMVNAKRFGEINLFGTFRRYEDKRILYPISPPINPRTIIGARNQFVAGISYNIPLFTGFELERKVDILDLSEKVKKIDYKLTEQQLIFNIKSIYYKILSLQKQKKALEAYKKSMEKLYENINEAYKVGRKPETDLLKVQYGLEEIKANLEKVENSINSLKSVLIALIGKDIDLSELEDVQSQSQIPQLKDVKQLKKVQKINLAYDISDKKLDIAKSLYLPRIYFNSQLQRNMGNDEYKDLWFIGFTVKYNLFDFGYRKNQYIKAKLEKEKVLYQKKAVILKLKSEIQKALDDIKSATAKLNASKKQLEYAKQVEESEKAKYEEGVSDLYDYLYAKAQKFMAESYYYQAFYNRETAIAYLKYLLEEIGDER
- a CDS encoding efflux RND transporter periplasmic adaptor subunit, translating into MKGKLKFIIIILIVIILVISGIRLIKKRKEHLAHLQKPEIPVYVVKGTSVKQGSILVSNDVLGTIRPVNTVKVASKIPGYIKKINVKIGDKVKKGQLLVNIDPTQINSQIENTKLNISNLQVQLQALKIKQQAAQTNLTTRKNIYERDKKLYEKKAISKEKLEKSLTAYKLAQAQYKEVQSAIEQVSNKIKELKNNLSSLYDQLAYLKITSPVNGVVQNIILREGNLALPGKPIISIESTDKYEIVAEIPHDLKITPDTFAIVYINGKPHQFKITNIYPVAGKHHLKMIRIVLSQKPENLVSNSYINISLARKISGLVVPENAVLHLSNGAFVLTNQNGVFKKIPVKVLGENEKFAVVTGNISEGTIVAVAEENKLRLLSLGKKGKILTAEAKNE